A window of the Streptomyces sp. NBC_01351 genome harbors these coding sequences:
- a CDS encoding nitrite/sulfite reductase, translated as MAATPETPAAAAPAAAARRKTGRHRGEGQWAVGHHTPLNGNEQFKKDDDGLNVRARIENIYSKAGFDSIDPNDLRGRMRWWGLYTQRKPGIDGGKTAILEPEELDDKYFMLRVRIDGGRLTTEQLRVIGEISEEFARGTADLTDRQNVQYHWIRIEDVPEIWRRLEAVGLSTTEACGDTPRVILGSPVAGIAQDEIIDGTPAIDEIYRRIVGNPDFSNLPRKFKSAISGSPLLDVAHEINDIAFVGVNHPEHGPGFDVWVGGGLSTNPKLGVRLGTWVSLDEVPDVYEGVISIFRDYGYRRLRTRARLKFLVADWGPAKFRQVLEDEYLKRKLTDGPAPEQPSGQWRDHVGVHQQQDGRFYVGFAPRVGRVDGATLTKIADVATQHGSGRLRTTAEQKMIVLDIEADQVDSVVAALEALDLRVKPSPFRRGTMACTGIEFCKLAIVETKARGASLIDELERRLPEFAEPLTININGCPNACARIQVADIGLKGQLVLDDDGNQVEGYQVHLGGALGLEAGFGRKVRGLKVTSAGLPDYVERVVTRFEEQRADGERFAAWVGRAKDEDLS; from the coding sequence ATGGCCGCCACCCCCGAAACGCCCGCAGCCGCAGCTCCCGCAGCCGCCGCGCGCCGCAAGACCGGCCGTCACCGCGGTGAGGGCCAGTGGGCCGTCGGACACCACACGCCCCTCAACGGCAACGAGCAGTTCAAGAAGGACGACGACGGTCTCAATGTGCGGGCGCGCATCGAGAACATCTACTCCAAGGCGGGCTTCGACTCGATCGACCCCAACGACCTGCGCGGCCGTATGCGCTGGTGGGGCCTCTACACCCAGCGCAAGCCCGGGATCGACGGCGGCAAGACCGCGATCCTGGAGCCGGAGGAGCTGGACGACAAGTACTTCATGCTGCGCGTCCGCATCGACGGCGGCCGGCTGACCACCGAGCAGCTCCGCGTGATCGGCGAGATCTCCGAGGAGTTCGCGCGCGGAACCGCCGACCTCACCGACCGCCAGAACGTGCAGTACCACTGGATCCGGATCGAGGACGTCCCCGAGATCTGGCGCCGCCTGGAGGCCGTCGGCCTGTCCACCACCGAGGCCTGCGGTGACACGCCCCGCGTCATCCTCGGTTCGCCGGTGGCCGGCATCGCCCAGGACGAGATCATCGACGGCACCCCCGCCATCGACGAGATCTACCGCCGCATCGTCGGCAACCCCGACTTCTCGAACCTGCCCCGCAAGTTCAAGTCCGCGATCTCCGGCTCGCCTCTGCTCGACGTGGCGCACGAGATCAACGACATCGCGTTCGTGGGCGTGAACCACCCCGAACACGGCCCCGGCTTCGACGTCTGGGTCGGCGGCGGTCTGTCCACCAACCCCAAGCTGGGCGTGCGCCTCGGCACCTGGGTCTCGCTCGACGAGGTCCCGGACGTGTACGAGGGCGTCATCTCGATCTTCCGCGACTACGGCTACCGCCGGCTGCGCACCCGCGCCCGCCTGAAGTTCCTCGTCGCCGACTGGGGCCCGGCCAAGTTCCGCCAGGTCCTGGAGGACGAGTACCTGAAGCGCAAGCTGACCGACGGCCCCGCGCCCGAGCAGCCCAGCGGCCAGTGGCGCGACCACGTCGGCGTGCACCAGCAGCAGGACGGCAGGTTCTACGTCGGCTTCGCGCCCCGCGTCGGCCGCGTCGACGGCGCCACCCTGACCAAGATCGCGGACGTCGCCACGCAGCACGGTTCCGGCCGGCTGCGCACCACCGCCGAGCAGAAGATGATCGTCCTCGACATCGAGGCCGACCAGGTCGACTCGGTGGTCGCGGCCCTGGAGGCGCTGGACCTTCGGGTCAAGCCGTCCCCGTTCCGCCGCGGCACGATGGCCTGCACCGGCATCGAGTTCTGCAAGCTGGCCATCGTCGAGACGAAGGCGCGCGGCGCCTCGCTGATCGACGAGCTGGAGCGCCGCCTGCCGGAGTTCGCCGAGCCGCTCACCATCAACATCAACGGCTGCCCGAACGCCTGCGCACGTATCCAGGTGGCGGACATCGGTCTCAAGGGCCAGCTGGTCCTGGACGACGACGGCAACCAGGTGGAGGGCTACCAGGTCCACCTGGGCGGCGCCCTCGGCCTGGAGGCCGGCTTCGGCCGCAAGGTCCGTGGCCTCAAGGTCACCTCGGCCGGTCTGCCCGACTACGTCGAGCGGGTCGTCACGCGCTTCGAGGAGCAGCGCGCGGACGGCGAGCGCTTCGCGGCCTGGGTGGGTCGCGCCAAGGACGAGGACCTCTCGTGA
- a CDS encoding putative leader peptide → MNGAGIALVSRRHVDLGRMSSAICPAR, encoded by the coding sequence ATGAATGGAGCTGGAATTGCCTTGGTGAGTCGGCGGCACGTCGACCTCGGCCGCATGTCCAGCGCCATCTGTCCGGCGCGCTGA